In Synergistales bacterium, the following proteins share a genomic window:
- a CDS encoding patatin-like phospholipase family protein, whose product MAKRRVSLLWAMVVMLLCGATLPSQGAEKGIVLALSGGGTKGFAHIGVLQVLEREGIPLRGIVGTSMGSIIGGLAACGYSGGELEHIVAEEIDLPALLTDKSTRMQEPLTGESDEVLFRRTFDSELGREGPLGAIPGVRILNRFADLASKATVTSFDELPVPFAAVATDLTTGEMAILREGSLATAMRASMSIPGLFEPWPVRGRLMVDGGLVANVPVRAAQQIFPGARIIAVNVSGGMRAQGKLRSAADVIDQSITIMTRRNVEEDLRRADLVIRPAVGEMPLFAAGREREIIRTGRVAAEAKLDAIRALPSGAGVPEAPSARGEKPIVAGLRVEGLSRAAASYLEQIYRGWVGKPFRTRRVLEACRIIQSRSDVTAVDYRLEKAPDPEGAVTVVLVAQRKAPYEFSVDGYTSSLHAYRWLYLRGVRRNLFREGDLLTGEANMGDNWSSRLHYSSPSARFERFSAGLALHNWKMDPVNAPRTAWERYTLELGAHSRREPFEIMWGALAEQTRIDGGTEEYAGPVLRMQWEDSGDPLKGESAVSMHLAGWWPDFDRILLEMGFKAILPLDGKNHIVFAGGGTKGDSDVPPHRAFLGSPGSLISYTNRPIVADRVAWARVGYRRLLHKSVLGPLYGELYYARGYGWDSDWGREASPWEAGVSVSIPGDLVEGEFLLMYSEDDEWTIGFELGGPYRGHRVIP is encoded by the coding sequence ATGGCCAAGCGGCGTGTTTCCCTGTTGTGGGCTATGGTTGTGATGCTGCTCTGTGGAGCCACCCTTCCGTCCCAGGGGGCGGAGAAGGGGATTGTGCTGGCCCTCTCCGGCGGCGGCACCAAGGGCTTCGCCCATATCGGCGTGCTCCAGGTGCTGGAACGCGAAGGGATCCCCCTCCGCGGGATCGTGGGGACCAGCATGGGCTCCATTATCGGCGGGCTCGCCGCCTGCGGCTACAGCGGCGGGGAGCTGGAGCACATTGTCGCCGAGGAGATCGATCTCCCGGCCCTGCTGACGGACAAGTCCACCAGGATGCAGGAGCCCCTGACGGGCGAGAGCGACGAGGTGCTCTTCCGGCGGACCTTCGACAGCGAGCTGGGCCGCGAGGGACCGCTCGGGGCGATCCCGGGGGTGCGCATCCTCAACCGGTTCGCCGATCTGGCGTCGAAGGCCACGGTCACCTCCTTCGACGAGCTTCCCGTTCCCTTTGCCGCGGTGGCTACCGATCTGACCACCGGCGAGATGGCCATCCTCCGCGAGGGGAGCCTGGCCACCGCCATGCGGGCCTCCATGTCGATCCCGGGGCTTTTCGAACCCTGGCCGGTGCGGGGACGTCTGATGGTGGACGGCGGGCTGGTGGCCAACGTGCCGGTCCGCGCGGCACAGCAGATCTTCCCGGGCGCCAGGATCATCGCCGTCAACGTCAGTGGCGGCATGCGGGCGCAGGGGAAGCTCCGGAGCGCCGCCGACGTCATCGACCAGAGCATCACCATCATGACCCGCAGGAACGTGGAGGAGGACCTGCGCCGGGCCGACCTGGTGATCCGTCCCGCCGTGGGGGAGATGCCGCTTTTCGCTGCGGGCAGGGAGCGGGAGATCATCCGCACCGGTCGCGTTGCGGCGGAGGCGAAGCTTGACGCCATCAGGGCGCTCCCGTCGGGCGCCGGAGTACCGGAGGCGCCCAGTGCCCGGGGTGAGAAGCCCATCGTAGCCGGGCTGCGCGTGGAGGGGCTCTCCAGAGCTGCCGCGAGCTACCTGGAGCAGATCTACAGGGGCTGGGTGGGCAAGCCCTTCCGTACCCGGAGAGTCCTGGAGGCCTGCCGGATCATCCAGAGCCGCAGCGATGTCACGGCGGTGGACTATCGTCTGGAGAAGGCCCCGGATCCAGAAGGAGCGGTGACGGTGGTCCTCGTAGCGCAGCGGAAGGCCCCCTACGAATTCTCCGTCGACGGCTACACCTCCAGCCTCCACGCCTACCGATGGCTCTACCTGCGCGGCGTGCGTCGCAACCTCTTTCGGGAGGGCGATCTGCTGACAGGCGAGGCCAATATGGGCGACAACTGGAGCTCCCGACTGCACTACTCCTCCCCCTCGGCGCGGTTCGAGCGCTTCTCGGCGGGGCTCGCCCTGCACAACTGGAAGATGGATCCGGTGAACGCCCCCAGGACGGCGTGGGAGCGCTACACACTGGAGCTCGGGGCCCACAGCCGCCGCGAGCCCTTCGAGATCATGTGGGGGGCACTGGCCGAACAGACCAGGATCGACGGCGGGACCGAGGAGTATGCCGGACCGGTGCTGCGTATGCAGTGGGAAGACAGCGGCGATCCCCTCAAGGGGGAGTCCGCCGTCTCCATGCATCTCGCCGGCTGGTGGCCCGATTTCGACCGGATCCTCCTGGAGATGGGCTTCAAGGCCATCCTCCCCCTGGACGGCAAAAACCATATCGTCTTTGCCGGCGGCGGCACCAAAGGGGACAGCGACGTCCCCCCGCACCGCGCCTTTCTGGGGAGTCCGGGATCGCTGATCTCCTATACCAACAGGCCCATCGTTGCCGACAGGGTGGCCTGGGCGCGGGTCGGCTACAGGCGTCTTCTGCACAAGAGCGTTCTCGGTCCGCTCTACGGCGAGCTCTACTACGCCCGCGGCTATGGCTGGGACAGCGACTGGGGCCGCGAGGCCTCTCCATGGGAAGCCGGGGTGTCCGTTTCCATCCCCGGCGACCTGGTGGAAGGGGAGTTTCTGCTGATGTACAGCGAAGACGACGAGTGGACCATCGGCTTCGAGCTGGGCGGTCCCTACCGCGGCCACCGGGTGATCCCCTGA